A genomic segment from Rhodospirillum centenum SW encodes:
- a CDS encoding glycosyltransferase: MADPAVSVVIPAYNHAAYVGAAIESVLGQSLTALELIVIDDGSRDATAERVEAYLGDPRVRLERQANAGSHAAINRGVALARAPWVAILNSDDVFHPDRLARMLSSCRSNGWEFAVSGFDLIDGEGQPIDAPDHWLRRRTDPVWTYTRAHGVWPGILFGNFTVSTSNFFFSRDLWRRIGPFARYRYVLDWDWALRAIAAAPARAGWLPDEALFSYRLHGSNTISGAGLRSSFEIELLLRRALLRRLPEWAPGIARMRQFGRDARRTAAAQAVGRTVAAHEAELAEVHTGYRAELDRVHAAHRAELGEVHAGYRTRIAALDAELVQVHHGYRTEIDRLAAEQAQEREWFARVLETERAAAALEADGLRQALQAERENAEATRAYYEARLAAIYSSTSWAFSRPVRAVGRLFHALRGVGGGRAR; the protein is encoded by the coding sequence ATGGCCGATCCTGCGGTCAGCGTCGTCATCCCGGCCTACAATCACGCCGCCTATGTCGGCGCCGCGATCGAGAGCGTTCTCGGTCAGAGCCTGACGGCGCTGGAACTCATCGTCATCGATGACGGGTCGCGCGATGCGACGGCAGAGCGGGTCGAAGCCTACCTCGGCGACCCGCGGGTCCGGCTGGAGCGGCAGGCGAATGCGGGATCGCACGCGGCGATCAACCGTGGCGTCGCCCTGGCCCGGGCGCCCTGGGTCGCCATCCTCAATTCCGACGACGTGTTCCATCCCGACCGGCTGGCGCGGATGCTGTCGTCCTGCCGGTCCAACGGGTGGGAGTTCGCCGTCAGCGGCTTCGACCTGATCGACGGCGAGGGGCAGCCCATCGACGCGCCCGACCACTGGCTGAGGCGCCGCACGGATCCGGTGTGGACCTACACCCGCGCCCATGGCGTCTGGCCGGGCATCCTTTTCGGAAACTTTACCGTTTCCACCTCCAACTTCTTCTTCAGCCGCGACCTCTGGCGCCGGATCGGGCCGTTCGCCCGTTACCGTTACGTGCTGGACTGGGACTGGGCGCTGCGGGCCATCGCCGCCGCCCCGGCGCGGGCAGGCTGGCTGCCGGACGAGGCGCTGTTCAGCTACCGACTGCACGGCAGCAACACGATCTCCGGGGCCGGCCTGCGCAGCAGTTTCGAGATCGAACTGCTGCTGCGCCGGGCCCTGCTCCGCCGGCTGCCGGAGTGGGCTCCGGGCATCGCCCGCATGCGGCAGTTCGGGCGCGATGCGCGCCGTACCGCCGCCGCCCAGGCGGTCGGCCGTACCGTCGCGGCGCACGAGGCCGAACTGGCCGAGGTCCACACCGGATACCGGGCCGAGCTGGACCGTGTCCACGCGGCTCACCGGGCCGAACTGGGCGAGGTCCATGCCGGTTACCGGACCCGGATCGCGGCCCTGGACGCCGAGCTGGTCCAGGTGCACCACGGTTACCGGACGGAGATCGACCGTCTGGCCGCCGAGCAGGCGCAGGAACGGGAGTGGTTCGCCCGAGTCCTGGAGACCGAGCGCGCCGCGGCTGCGCTGGAGGCCGACGGGCTCCGGCAGGCGCTGCAGGCCGAGCGCGAGAATGCCGAGGCCACCCGCGCCTACTACGAAGCCCGTCTGGCCGCGATCTATTCATCGACCTCCTGGGCGTTCAGCCGGCCGGTGCGTGCCGTGGGGCGCCTCTTCCACGCCCTTCGCGGCGTTGGCGGCGGTAGGGCCCGATGA
- a CDS encoding glycosyltransferase family 2 protein: MDTPKVSVVIAAYNHADFVVEAVESVLGQAAFPVEVVVTDDGSADDTAERLRAVARDEPRLRLNVFDGNRGACIAMNDALSRSRGDYVAVLNSDDRSLPGRLERQAGFLDDNPGIAAVFGLPRFITESGAAFTDSSHKDFSVFRQENRPRADWLRHFFFWGNCLCHPTAMVRRAVYAEVGGYDPRLAQLPDLDMWVRICARHGIHVMAEEMVEFRILSGQRNASAARPDVLARDAWERTRILERFLDLDDAVFQAAFRQDLLELGVPPDAARPVALARLALKGCWPAHRTFALDQLYRALGPTGTAGPGGPTCAEFHRLVGGQDVTFDGGR, from the coding sequence ATGGATACCCCGAAAGTCAGCGTCGTCATCGCCGCCTACAATCATGCCGACTTCGTTGTCGAGGCCGTCGAGAGCGTCCTGGGACAGGCTGCGTTTCCTGTGGAGGTCGTGGTCACCGACGACGGGTCCGCGGACGACACCGCGGAGCGGTTGAGGGCTGTCGCCAGGGACGAGCCGCGGCTCCGGCTGAACGTGTTCGACGGGAACCGGGGGGCCTGCATCGCCATGAACGATGCCCTCTCCCGGTCCCGCGGAGACTATGTGGCCGTTCTGAATTCGGATGATCGCAGTCTTCCGGGGCGTCTTGAGCGTCAGGCCGGCTTTCTCGATGACAACCCGGGCATCGCCGCCGTCTTCGGGTTGCCCCGGTTCATCACGGAATCCGGTGCGGCCTTCACCGATTCAAGCCACAAGGACTTCTCCGTCTTCCGGCAGGAGAACAGGCCCCGGGCCGACTGGCTCCGCCATTTCTTCTTCTGGGGCAACTGCCTCTGCCATCCGACGGCGATGGTTCGCCGGGCTGTCTATGCGGAGGTCGGGGGCTATGATCCGCGGCTTGCGCAACTGCCGGATCTGGACATGTGGGTGCGTATCTGCGCGCGTCACGGGATTCATGTCATGGCGGAGGAGATGGTCGAATTCCGCATCCTCTCCGGGCAGCGCAATGCCAGCGCCGCGCGGCCCGACGTGCTGGCCCGCGACGCCTGGGAGAGGACCCGGATTCTGGAACGCTTTCTCGACCTCGACGACGCGGTGTTCCAGGCCGCCTTCCGGCAGGACCTCCTGGAACTGGGGGTGCCGCCCGATGCGGCCCGCCCGGTCGCCCTGGCGCGTCTGGCGCTCAAGGGGTGCTGGCCGGCGCACCGCACCTTCGCCCTGGACCAGCTTTACAGGGCCCTGGGACCGACCGGCACGGCCGGTCCGGGGGGGCCGACCTGCGCGGAGTTCCACCGGCTGGTGGGGGGACAGGACGTGACCTTTGACGGCGGGCGCTGA